A region of the Syntrophorhabdales bacterium genome:
GGCAGCGGTCAGATTGAGTTCGGAGACAACGCCTTTTTCATCAAGGGTCAGGTAGCCGACAGGGGCATAGTCGTAGAGGTCGATGTAGCGCGACCGCGATTCTTCCAGTTCTTCCTGGGATCTTCGAAGCTCATCGTTCTGCATCTCAAGCTCAATCTGATGGACAGAAAGTTCCTGATTCAGCTCATTGACGTCTTTGCCGTAAAAGGTGCGGGAAATCTTTACCCCATTCTCTGCCAGCAGCTTCTCAGCTTTTTTCCGAAGGTCTTTGAGTTTATCGGGAGAGCCCTGCTTTGCCATGTCTCCTCCCTTTGGGTGCGATCAACGGTATGAGTGAACCGGCATTGGAGTCGGTAAAGTATATCTTACCCAATATTATAAGACAGCTTCGTCCATTAGGGGGAAGGAGTGTCGCAGTTCTGCAACCGAAGAGGAATCTCTCTCGGACAGCTTATGCATGAGGCGATCACCTCATCACCTCACGGGGCGGCTCCTTCCGGCACCTCGCCGCGAGAATAACACACCGGACCGTTTGTTATTCTTTTTTGCGCGTGACAAGATCACGTTGCGATGCAAACATGGCCGCGGCCTTATCTGATGAGAACGGTTATGGCGAGGACCAGGATATGCTTGCCACCGGCTTTAAGCTCCACGCGATCAACGGCGCGGTAATCCAAGGCACAACGGAGGATTGAGGCCCTCGACACCGTCTGTGTTGTGGCGTACTTTCTGATCCCTTTCTCCCATCCCTCCACAGCAACAGGGGCCTTGTCCACCCACAGGGCGCAGAGTGACAACTCCTTGAGATCAAACAACTGCTTGCCTTCTATCGTCATATCTTTGCCGTCAGCATTGAACAGCCCGAACCGACCCGAACAGACCGACTCAGAAAACACCTTGCTCGTGATCCATGCGCTGTCGCTCCAAGTGAATCCCCTGTATCCGCTCGGAAGCGGCCCCATGCGCTGGCTCTGAGCAAGGAGGTCCTCAAAGTCGATCACGGTATGCAGGCTGTTGTTATTTACACCCGACTCCGTCACACGCAGCCTCCTTTCAAGAGCGGGGTTCCGAGGGACCGACCCATAGTGATCCTCAGTTGAGCGAACGGTCTTCCTTGGCCACATACGCACTGCTGGCGCTGCTGCGGCACGATGCGAGAGCCAAAATCGCTAAAAATAATTCTGGGTGCGCTCAAACGAATGTCAAGGGGGTCCACGGAAAAAGTACCGTCGACCCGCCGTTTATCCTTTGGAATCTTCGCAGACTATGGTACGCTTCCTATATGGTAGAGAAAATCTGCGATGATAAAGACGTTATTCTTGTTGTGGATGACGAGGAAATGATCGAAGAAATGATCGAACAGATGGTGGAGCGCCGTGGATGCCTCCATGCATCGTATAACGATCCCGCAGAGGCGCTACAGTATTATATAGAGAACAGTCAGAAGATCACACTTATGATTACCGACCTCACCATGCCCAAGTTGTCTGGTTCCGACCTCATCAAGGCTGCTCTCCAGATCAACCCCAAGCTCCAGATAATCCTCCTGACCGGCTATGCGGAGGAACACATCCCCGTCGATGTACGTCCTCTTACACATGCCATACTGCCGAAACCCTTCGTGCAAGCAGATGTGATCGATGTTGTGCGAACAGCACTCGACAAGGTCGATCACCAACACCTGTCAAGCTAGCTGACCAAGTATCTGCCTCGGCTGGATAAACGAATGGAAATGGTGCATACGTCCAGCTTGGAGAGGCCCTGTCTTGACCGTTTTAGGCGATGGCCTTAATGAACTGCCTAATGCTCTTGCTCAACCGGCCATTCTCTTTGGAGTACCGATTCTTGTAGCCATCGACGATCCGCTTCACCTGTTGCGAGCTAAACGAGCTGCCCTTCCCGGTCTTGATCCCCTTTTCCTTCAGGACTCTGCATATCTCCATCAGCCGCGCCGACTGCCGGTACAGCTCGTTGATAAGCTTGATTACCGCTTGCTCCTGCGGATTTTCCTCAAGGCCGTTGCCATTTCTCTTGTAGCCATATGGCACGGACCCGACCACCGCGCCCTGGTTCTTTTTATACTCCATCGCCTTCTTCGTACGATGTTTGACCTGTCTGCGCTCCATTTCACCCAGGAACGCTTTCATGGCGAAGTTGAGGAACCCATCAGGAGTGCTGGTGTCCACCTGGCCCTCCACTGTGTGGAAGTATGGAACGTTTGAGCCTAAACTTCCGTCAGACAGAATCAACGTCCCCTCGCGCATGAAGGCTCCGGCTAAAGGTTCAAGCTTGCGGAACCGCAACGTCCTCGTTTGTTCTTTGGGTGACCTGTTTGGGGAATGGTTTGAGTCGGACGTCATACGCGAGATTCTCAAAGAGGTCGAGCAGAAGAAGCAATTGAATTTTATCTTCTTAACCAAGTATCCCCAACGCCTAACTGAATTCAACTGGCCTCAGAATGCTTGGGTGGGCACCACAGTCGACAAGCAGGAACGGGTACGCGAAGCGGAGGAGGCGTTCAAGAAGGTGAAAGCTTCAGTAACGTTTGTGTCATGCGAGCCGTTACTGGAGGAGTTGACTTTCGAGCGTCTCCACCTGTTTAAGTGGATCATTATTGGCGCGCAAAGAAAAACCAGAGAAGTAAAGGCTCTTCAGCCCAAATGGCAGTGGGTAGAAAACCTTCTCTTCAAAGCGAGAGACGCCAATCTCAAAGTTTACATCACACCCAAACTCCGCGAGTGGCCGAGAGAATATCCTTCTTACGATCAAGACCAGAAAGCTGAGTTGATGACGACCCAGCGCCCAGAATCCCCCAGACACGAAAGAGAGGTCCATGACACATCGCCATACCCTACAGCGGTGTCTCTGAAGGGAAGCGACGGGGGTGAGGTCTGCGTCATGCTGCCCTCGAAGCAGGCGACGAGGGAGCAATCCCCCAGCGACGCAGGTTCTGTTCAGCAAGCTAACCCGGCCCATAGTAACGCAGAGCCTAAACCAAGTCTCCTCGTGGGGCCCGGAGAGAATGCTAGCATTGAAGAACACGAGAACACGACAGGCAAAAAGGCGACTGCTGATGAGAAAACTCAGGGGGTA
Encoded here:
- a CDS encoding response regulator, with the translated sequence MVEKICDDKDVILVVDDEEMIEEMIEQMVERRGCLHASYNDPAEALQYYIENSQKITLMITDLTMPKLSGSDLIKAALQINPKLQIILLTGYAEEHIPVDVRPLTHAILPKPFVQADVIDVVRTALDKVDHQHLSS
- a CDS encoding DUF5131 family protein — protein: MSTWPSTVWKYGTFEPKLPSDRINVPSRMKAPAKGSSLRNRNVLVCSLGDLFGEWFESDVIREILKEVEQKKQLNFIFLTKYPQRLTEFNWPQNAWVGTTVDKQERVREAEEAFKKVKASVTFVSCEPLLEELTFERLHLFKWIIIGAQRKTREVKALQPKWQWVENLLFKARDANLKVYITPKLREWPREYPSYDQDQKAELMTTQRPESPRHEREVHDTSPYPTAVSLKGSDGGEVCVMLPSKQATREQSPSDAGSVQQANPAHSNAEPKPSLLVGPGENASIEEHENTTGKKATADEKTQGVHKLEVAGPTQRSLGPLFGPDPTPTQIKTARNVPSLNSILVSKELAVKADERP
- a CDS encoding recombinase family protein; amino-acid sequence: MDTSTPDGFLNFAMKAFLGEMERRQVKHRTKKAMEYKKNQGAVVGSVPYGYKRNGNGLEENPQEQAVIKLINELYRQSARLMEICRVLKEKGIKTGKGSSFSSQQVKRIVDGYKNRYSKENGRLSKSIRQFIKAIA